Proteins from a genomic interval of Harpia harpyja isolate bHarHar1 chromosome 9, bHarHar1 primary haplotype, whole genome shotgun sequence:
- the ACAD10 gene encoding acyl-CoA dehydrogenase family member 10 isoform X2, with the protein MYLRSVARAPYLLCTGIWQHLQWLIRRRRSGWCHYKAVIFEASGVLLPSPYKTATDWEARNCIPAGTIQQAILSGGENSPSLKYTRGELTTVEFLQELGQQCFEIANVCVPVDSFLSDLIRNEMIKQLPIMADAVWCIRAEGLKTALLSNNFCLLNGESFLCLDRKHFDVMVESYREGTRKPDPRIYKLCLERLGVQPQESIYLDNSSQNLKAAAQLGIKTVKVGDLEVALKELETYLGFPLQGFVPYTRSVRPSAEIPKDHLQKYLENVLGDHARGPLVLRQFGHGQSTRTYFVKFGDRLLVLKKELSDSLCPSGPAVRREYRVLKALSEAGVPVPTVLALCEDTSILGTPFYLMEHCAGRVYRDVSLPALQPSQRRAIYAAMSQVLSKIHSVDLRAAKLEDLREHGNYIQRQVETWTKQYQAMETHVIPAMERLIEWLPLHFPEYQKTTVVHGDFRMDNLVFHPDRPEILAVLGWKLSTLGDPISDLANNCMAYFLPPHFNALRGLRKCDLGHLGVPTAEEYSQMYCGHMGVGCPENWNFYMAFAFFQLAAMLQGLHKHSLTGRPAPGESSREDTEFVANLAWEFAIKEGFRVFDSLPTTKPLARRYSTWARRGPFLSRSYGTWPRPGAALVPKVPLVTPPTSLLGMAQGLYCKLEKIMDIQSGFPVSQPRWTPRPLPELKAESARTKPVALMMTAKVMDQDSQVSGAEHLSSADPSLVLHLDLSSMSG; encoded by the exons ATGTACCTGAGGAGTGTTGCCCGCGCCCCTTACCTGCTCTGCACCGGGATCTGGCAGCACCTGCAGTGGTTAATCCGGCGGAGGCGATCTGGATGGTGCCATTATAAGGCCGTGATCTTTGAGGCAAGCGGAGTGCTCCTCCCATCCCCTTACAAGACAGCCACGG ACTGGGAGGCCCGGAATTGTATTCCAGCCGGCACCATCCAGCAAGCTATACTCTCGGGAGGGGAAAATAGTCCCTCTCTGAAGTACACAAGAGGAGAGCTGACGACTGTGGAGTTTTTGCAGGAACTGGGACAGCAGTGCTTTGAGATT GCAAATGTCTGTGTTCCAGTGGACTCTTTTCTCTCGGACTTAATCAGAAATGAGATGATAAAACAGCTCCCCATAATGGCAGATGCAGTATGGTGTATCCGTGCGGAAGGTCTTAAGACAGCTCTTCTAAGCAACAACTTCTGCCTGCTGAATGGGGAGAGCTTTCTGTGCCTAGACCGAAAGCACTTTGATGTG ATGGTTGAATCTTATCGGGAAGGAACGCGCAAGCCAGACCCTCGTATCTACAAGCTGTGCTTGGAGCGCTTGGGTGTTCAGCCCCAGGAATCCATCTACCTCGACAACAGCAGCCAGAACCTAAAAGCAGCAGCCCAGCTTGGCATTAAAACAGTGAAG GTCGGTGATCTAGAAGTAGCCCTCAAAGAGCTGGAAACCTATCTGGGTTTTCCTTTGCAAGGGTTTGTTCCATATACTCGTTCAGTGAGACCAAGTGCGGAAATCCCAAAAGATCATCTGCAAAAGTACCTTGAAAATGTTCTCGGTGACCACGCAAGAG GCCCACTAGTGTTACGGCAGTTTGGCCATGGACAGTCTACCCGGACCTATTTCGTCAAATTTGGAGATCGCTTGCTAGTGCTGAAGAAGGAGCTCTCTGACAGCCTGTGTCCCTCAGGCCCTGCTGTCAGAAGGGAATACAG GGTACTGAAGGCACTCTCTGAGGCTGGTGTTCCTGTTCCCACTGTACTTGCTCTCTGCGAGGACACAAG CATCCTTGGCACACCTTTCTACCTGATGGAGCACTGCGCTGGCCGTGTCTACAGGGATGTCTCCCTCCCTGCGCTGCAGCCTAGCCAGCGGAGGGCTATTTATGCTGCCATGAGTCAAGTCCTCTCCAAGATCCACAGCGTAGACCTCAGAGCAGCCAAGCTGGAGGACCTCCGGGAGCACG GTAATTACATTCAGCGGCAAGTTGAGACCTGGACAAAGCAGTATCAAGCTATGGAAACTCATGTTATCCCAGCGATGGAAAGACTCATTGAGTGGCTGCCTCTGCATTTTCCTGAATATCAGAAGACGACAGTTGTGCATGGTGATTTCAG GATGGACAACCTGGTCTTTCATCCAGACAGGCCAGAAATCCTTGCTGTCCTTGGCTGGAAGCTTTCAACTCTAGGAGATCCCATCTCTGATTTGGCGAATAACTGTATGGCCTACTTCCTACCACCTCACTTTAATGCACTGAGAG GCTTGAGGAAGTGTGATTTGGGGCACCTGGGAGTCCCCACAGCAGAAGAGTATTCCCAAATGTACTGTGGCCACATGGGAGTGGGGTGTCCTGAGAACTGGAATTTCTACATGGCCTTTGCCTTTTTCCAACTGGCTGCAATGCTGCAGGGACTCCATAAACACTCTCTGACAG GGAGGCCAGCCCCAGGTGAAAGCAGCCGGGAGGATACAGAGTTCGTGGCCAACCTGGCTTGGGagtttgccataaaagaaggatTCCGTGTGTTTGACAGCCTCCCCACCACAAAGCCTCTCGCACGACGTTACAGCACCTGGGCCAGGCGAGGGCCGTTCCTCAGCAGGAGCTATGGTACCTGGCCTCGTCCTGGGGCAGCTCTTGTGCCCAAAGTCCCCCTGGTCACTCCCCCCACCAGCCTGTTGGGGATGGCCCAGGGTCTTTACTGCAAGCTGGAAAAGATCATGGACATCCAGTCGGGTTTCCCGGTTTCCCAGCCCAGATGGACTCCACGTCCTCTTCCAGAACTGAAG GCAGAGAGTGCCAGGACCAAACCAGTGGCTCTGATGATGACTGCAAAGGTCATGGATCAGGATAGCCAG GTCTCTGGAGCAGAGCATCTCAGCAGTGCAGACCCCAGCCTGGTGCTTCACTTGGACCTGAGCTCCATGTCTGGCTGA
- the ACAD10 gene encoding acyl-CoA dehydrogenase family member 10 isoform X1, which yields MYLRSVARAPYLLCTGIWQHLQWLIRRRRSGWCHYKAVIFEASGVLLPSPYKTATDWEARNCIPAGTIQQAILSGGENSPSLKYTRGELTTVEFLQELGQQCFEIANVCVPVDSFLSDLIRNEMIKQLPIMADAVWCIRAEGLKTALLSNNFCLLNGESFLCLDRKHFDVMVESYREGTRKPDPRIYKLCLERLGVQPQESIYLDNSSQNLKAAAQLGIKTVKVGDLEVALKELETYLGFPLQGFVPYTRSVRPSAEIPKDHLQKYLENVLGDHARGPLVLRQFGHGQSTRTYFVKFGDRLLVLKKELSDSLCPSGPAVRREYRVLKALSEAGVPVPTVLALCEDTSILGTPFYLMEHCAGRVYRDVSLPALQPSQRRAIYAAMSQVLSKIHSVDLRAAKLEDLREHGNYIQRQVETWTKQYQAMETHVIPAMERLIEWLPLHFPEYQKTTVVHGDFRMDNLVFHPDRPEILAVLGWKLSTLGDPISDLANNCMAYFLPPHFNALRGLRKCDLGHLGVPTAEEYSQMYCGHMGVGCPENWNFYMAFAFFQLAAMLQGLHKHSLTGRPAPGESSREDTEFVANLAWEFAIKEGFRVFDSLPTTKPLARRYSTWARRGPFLSRSYGTWPRPGAALVPKVPLVTPPTSLLGMAQGLYCKLEKIMDIQSGFPVSQPRWTPRPLPELKIRRSCQEPAPVQASHRVTASFRHPPAPAWGPPRAAGGYLLHRGPPWAAGGQPASPWSSPQAAGECLLWRLEHLLPLLLH from the exons ATGTACCTGAGGAGTGTTGCCCGCGCCCCTTACCTGCTCTGCACCGGGATCTGGCAGCACCTGCAGTGGTTAATCCGGCGGAGGCGATCTGGATGGTGCCATTATAAGGCCGTGATCTTTGAGGCAAGCGGAGTGCTCCTCCCATCCCCTTACAAGACAGCCACGG ACTGGGAGGCCCGGAATTGTATTCCAGCCGGCACCATCCAGCAAGCTATACTCTCGGGAGGGGAAAATAGTCCCTCTCTGAAGTACACAAGAGGAGAGCTGACGACTGTGGAGTTTTTGCAGGAACTGGGACAGCAGTGCTTTGAGATT GCAAATGTCTGTGTTCCAGTGGACTCTTTTCTCTCGGACTTAATCAGAAATGAGATGATAAAACAGCTCCCCATAATGGCAGATGCAGTATGGTGTATCCGTGCGGAAGGTCTTAAGACAGCTCTTCTAAGCAACAACTTCTGCCTGCTGAATGGGGAGAGCTTTCTGTGCCTAGACCGAAAGCACTTTGATGTG ATGGTTGAATCTTATCGGGAAGGAACGCGCAAGCCAGACCCTCGTATCTACAAGCTGTGCTTGGAGCGCTTGGGTGTTCAGCCCCAGGAATCCATCTACCTCGACAACAGCAGCCAGAACCTAAAAGCAGCAGCCCAGCTTGGCATTAAAACAGTGAAG GTCGGTGATCTAGAAGTAGCCCTCAAAGAGCTGGAAACCTATCTGGGTTTTCCTTTGCAAGGGTTTGTTCCATATACTCGTTCAGTGAGACCAAGTGCGGAAATCCCAAAAGATCATCTGCAAAAGTACCTTGAAAATGTTCTCGGTGACCACGCAAGAG GCCCACTAGTGTTACGGCAGTTTGGCCATGGACAGTCTACCCGGACCTATTTCGTCAAATTTGGAGATCGCTTGCTAGTGCTGAAGAAGGAGCTCTCTGACAGCCTGTGTCCCTCAGGCCCTGCTGTCAGAAGGGAATACAG GGTACTGAAGGCACTCTCTGAGGCTGGTGTTCCTGTTCCCACTGTACTTGCTCTCTGCGAGGACACAAG CATCCTTGGCACACCTTTCTACCTGATGGAGCACTGCGCTGGCCGTGTCTACAGGGATGTCTCCCTCCCTGCGCTGCAGCCTAGCCAGCGGAGGGCTATTTATGCTGCCATGAGTCAAGTCCTCTCCAAGATCCACAGCGTAGACCTCAGAGCAGCCAAGCTGGAGGACCTCCGGGAGCACG GTAATTACATTCAGCGGCAAGTTGAGACCTGGACAAAGCAGTATCAAGCTATGGAAACTCATGTTATCCCAGCGATGGAAAGACTCATTGAGTGGCTGCCTCTGCATTTTCCTGAATATCAGAAGACGACAGTTGTGCATGGTGATTTCAG GATGGACAACCTGGTCTTTCATCCAGACAGGCCAGAAATCCTTGCTGTCCTTGGCTGGAAGCTTTCAACTCTAGGAGATCCCATCTCTGATTTGGCGAATAACTGTATGGCCTACTTCCTACCACCTCACTTTAATGCACTGAGAG GCTTGAGGAAGTGTGATTTGGGGCACCTGGGAGTCCCCACAGCAGAAGAGTATTCCCAAATGTACTGTGGCCACATGGGAGTGGGGTGTCCTGAGAACTGGAATTTCTACATGGCCTTTGCCTTTTTCCAACTGGCTGCAATGCTGCAGGGACTCCATAAACACTCTCTGACAG GGAGGCCAGCCCCAGGTGAAAGCAGCCGGGAGGATACAGAGTTCGTGGCCAACCTGGCTTGGGagtttgccataaaagaaggatTCCGTGTGTTTGACAGCCTCCCCACCACAAAGCCTCTCGCACGACGTTACAGCACCTGGGCCAGGCGAGGGCCGTTCCTCAGCAGGAGCTATGGTACCTGGCCTCGTCCTGGGGCAGCTCTTGTGCCCAAAGTCCCCCTGGTCACTCCCCCCACCAGCCTGTTGGGGATGGCCCAGGGTCTTTACTGCAAGCTGGAAAAGATCATGGACATCCAGTCGGGTTTCCCGGTTTCCCAGCCCAGATGGACTCCACGTCCTCTTCCAGAACTGAAG atccgcaggtcctgccaggagcctgctccagtgcaggcttcccacagggtcacagcctccttcaggcatccccctgctccggcgtggggtcctccacgggctgcaggtggatatctgctccatcgtggacctccctgggctgcagggggacagcctgcctcaccatggtcttccccacaggctgcaggggaatgtctgctctggcgcctggagcatctcctccccctccttcttcactga
- the ACAD10 gene encoding acyl-CoA dehydrogenase family member 10 isoform X3, giving the protein MIKQLPIMADAVWCIRAEGLKTALLSNNFCLLNGESFLCLDRKHFDVMVESYREGTRKPDPRIYKLCLERLGVQPQESIYLDNSSQNLKAAAQLGIKTVKVGDLEVALKELETYLGFPLQGFVPYTRSVRPSAEIPKDHLQKYLENVLGDHARGPLVLRQFGHGQSTRTYFVKFGDRLLVLKKELSDSLCPSGPAVRREYRVLKALSEAGVPVPTVLALCEDTSILGTPFYLMEHCAGRVYRDVSLPALQPSQRRAIYAAMSQVLSKIHSVDLRAAKLEDLREHGNYIQRQVETWTKQYQAMETHVIPAMERLIEWLPLHFPEYQKTTVVHGDFRMDNLVFHPDRPEILAVLGWKLSTLGDPISDLANNCMAYFLPPHFNALRGLRKCDLGHLGVPTAEEYSQMYCGHMGVGCPENWNFYMAFAFFQLAAMLQGLHKHSLTGRPAPGESSREDTEFVANLAWEFAIKEGFRVFDSLPTTKPLARRYSTWARRGPFLSRSYGTWPRPGAALVPKVPLVTPPTSLLGMAQGLYCKLEKIMDIQSGFPVSQPRWTPRPLPELKIRRSCQEPAPVQASHRVTASFRHPPAPAWGPPRAAGGYLLHRGPPWAAGGQPASPWSSPQAAGECLLWRLEHLLPLLLH; this is encoded by the exons ATGATAAAACAGCTCCCCATAATGGCAGATGCAGTATGGTGTATCCGTGCGGAAGGTCTTAAGACAGCTCTTCTAAGCAACAACTTCTGCCTGCTGAATGGGGAGAGCTTTCTGTGCCTAGACCGAAAGCACTTTGATGTG ATGGTTGAATCTTATCGGGAAGGAACGCGCAAGCCAGACCCTCGTATCTACAAGCTGTGCTTGGAGCGCTTGGGTGTTCAGCCCCAGGAATCCATCTACCTCGACAACAGCAGCCAGAACCTAAAAGCAGCAGCCCAGCTTGGCATTAAAACAGTGAAG GTCGGTGATCTAGAAGTAGCCCTCAAAGAGCTGGAAACCTATCTGGGTTTTCCTTTGCAAGGGTTTGTTCCATATACTCGTTCAGTGAGACCAAGTGCGGAAATCCCAAAAGATCATCTGCAAAAGTACCTTGAAAATGTTCTCGGTGACCACGCAAGAG GCCCACTAGTGTTACGGCAGTTTGGCCATGGACAGTCTACCCGGACCTATTTCGTCAAATTTGGAGATCGCTTGCTAGTGCTGAAGAAGGAGCTCTCTGACAGCCTGTGTCCCTCAGGCCCTGCTGTCAGAAGGGAATACAG GGTACTGAAGGCACTCTCTGAGGCTGGTGTTCCTGTTCCCACTGTACTTGCTCTCTGCGAGGACACAAG CATCCTTGGCACACCTTTCTACCTGATGGAGCACTGCGCTGGCCGTGTCTACAGGGATGTCTCCCTCCCTGCGCTGCAGCCTAGCCAGCGGAGGGCTATTTATGCTGCCATGAGTCAAGTCCTCTCCAAGATCCACAGCGTAGACCTCAGAGCAGCCAAGCTGGAGGACCTCCGGGAGCACG GTAATTACATTCAGCGGCAAGTTGAGACCTGGACAAAGCAGTATCAAGCTATGGAAACTCATGTTATCCCAGCGATGGAAAGACTCATTGAGTGGCTGCCTCTGCATTTTCCTGAATATCAGAAGACGACAGTTGTGCATGGTGATTTCAG GATGGACAACCTGGTCTTTCATCCAGACAGGCCAGAAATCCTTGCTGTCCTTGGCTGGAAGCTTTCAACTCTAGGAGATCCCATCTCTGATTTGGCGAATAACTGTATGGCCTACTTCCTACCACCTCACTTTAATGCACTGAGAG GCTTGAGGAAGTGTGATTTGGGGCACCTGGGAGTCCCCACAGCAGAAGAGTATTCCCAAATGTACTGTGGCCACATGGGAGTGGGGTGTCCTGAGAACTGGAATTTCTACATGGCCTTTGCCTTTTTCCAACTGGCTGCAATGCTGCAGGGACTCCATAAACACTCTCTGACAG GGAGGCCAGCCCCAGGTGAAAGCAGCCGGGAGGATACAGAGTTCGTGGCCAACCTGGCTTGGGagtttgccataaaagaaggatTCCGTGTGTTTGACAGCCTCCCCACCACAAAGCCTCTCGCACGACGTTACAGCACCTGGGCCAGGCGAGGGCCGTTCCTCAGCAGGAGCTATGGTACCTGGCCTCGTCCTGGGGCAGCTCTTGTGCCCAAAGTCCCCCTGGTCACTCCCCCCACCAGCCTGTTGGGGATGGCCCAGGGTCTTTACTGCAAGCTGGAAAAGATCATGGACATCCAGTCGGGTTTCCCGGTTTCCCAGCCCAGATGGACTCCACGTCCTCTTCCAGAACTGAAG atccgcaggtcctgccaggagcctgctccagtgcaggcttcccacagggtcacagcctccttcaggcatccccctgctccggcgtggggtcctccacgggctgcaggtggatatctgctccatcgtggacctccctgggctgcagggggacagcctgcctcaccatggtcttccccacaggctgcaggggaatgtctgctctggcgcctggagcatctcctccccctccttcttcactga
- the BRAP gene encoding BRCA1-associated protein: MSVSLVVIRLELAEHSPLPAGFAYSAAAPEMAAESTGAAPVAVPSCLEGKGPGERAAILHQHLGRREMTDVIIETIQPRSDETKAAMEGRKSSEAASAEDKNKHDDQSKEREAAPDSPSKQLPDQISFFSGNPSVEIVHGIMHLYKTNKMTSLKEDVRRSAMLCILTVPATMTSHDLMKFVASFYEVIEHMKIIRDSTPNQYMVLIKFSSQADADSFYMACNGRQFNSIEEDVCQLVYVERAEVFKSEDGASLPVMDLTELPKCTVCLERMDESVNGILTTLCNHSFHSQCLQRWEDTTCPVCRYCQTPEPVEENKCFECGVQENLWICLICGHIGCGRYVSRHAYKHFEETQHTYAMQLTNHRVWDYAGDNYVHRLVASKTDGKIVQYECEGDMCQEEKIDALQLEYSYLLTSQLESQRIYWENKIVRIEKDTAEEINNMKTKFKETIEKCDSLEQRLNDLLKEKQSVERKCSQLNNKVAKLSNELKEEQELNKCLRANQALLQNKLKEEERVLKETCEQKDLQISEIQEQLRDVMFYLETQQKINHLPAETRQEIQEGQINIAVASSASSSTGGTGKPSSRRGRGKRGK, translated from the exons ATGAGCGTGTCTCTGGTGGTGATCCGGCTGGAGCTGGCCGAGCACTCGCCGCTGCCCGCGGGCTTCGCTTACAGCGCGGCTG CTCCGGAGATGGCTGCGGAGAGCACCGGGGCGGCCCCGGTTGCTGTGCCCTCCTGTTTGGAGGGGAAGGGCCCCGGGGAGCGGGCGGCCATCCTCCACCAGCACCTCGGCCGCAGGGAGATGACCGACGTGATCATCGAGACCATCCAGCCGCGGTCAG ATGAAACAAAAGCTGCcatggaaggaagaaaatcttcAGAGGCTGCATCTGCTGAGGACAAAAATAAACATGATGATCAAAGTAAAGAGCGTGAGGCTGCTCCAGACTCACCTTCAAAACAGCTCCCTGACCAGATTTCCTTCTTCAGTGGGAATCCCTCAGTTGAAATCGTTCACGGCATTATGCATCTGTACAAAACAAA caagatgACCTCTTTAAAAGAAGACGTAAGGCGCAGCGCCATGCTGTGTATCCTCACAGTCCCTGCTACAATGACCAGCCATGACCTGATGAAGTTTGTGGCCTCCTTCTATGAAGTAATTGAGCACATGAAAATCATCCGAGATTCCACTCCAAACCAGTACATGGTGCTGATAAAGTTTAGCTCGCAG GCTGATGCAGATAGCTTTTATATGGCATGCAATGGCCGGCAGTTCAACTCAATAGAGGAGGATGTTTGCCAGCTGGTGTACGTGGAAAGGGCTGAAGTCTTCAAATCAGAAGAT GGGGCCAGCCTGCCTGTGATGGATCTGACAGAGCTCCCAAAGTGCACAGTGTGCCTGGAGAGGATGGATGAATCCGTGAATGGGATCCTTACCACACTGTGTAACCACAGCTTTCATAGCCAGTGTCTGCAGCGGTGGGAGGACACCAC GTGTCCTGTCTGCAGATACTGCCAAACGCCTGAGCCAGTGGAAGAGAACAAGTGTTTTGAGTGTGGAGTTCAAGAA AACCTTTGGATCTGTTTAATATGTGGGCACATAGGCTGTGGCCGGTACGTGAGTCGACACGCTTACAAACACTTTGAGGAGACCCAGCACACCTATGCAATGCAGTTGACCAACCACAGAGTCTGGGACTATGCTGGAG ATAACTACGTCCATCGACTGGTTGCAAGTAAAACTGATGGGAAGATAGTTCAGTATGAGTGTGAGGGAGATATGTGTCAGGAGGAGAAAATTGATGCCTTACAATTAGAG TACTCATATCTGCTAACAAGCCAGCTGGAATCACAGCGAATCTATTGGGAAAACAAGATTGTCCGAATAGAAAAGGATACGGCTGAAGAG aTTAACAACATGAAGACCAAATTTAAAGAGACCATTGAGAAGTGTGACAGTCTGGAACAGAGGCTGAATGACTTGCTCAAAGAAAAGCAGTCTGTCGAAAGGAA GTGTTCTCAGCTGAATAACAAAGTGGCTAAACTTTCCAATGAGCTGAAGGAGGAGCAAGAACTGAATAAGTGTTTGCGAGCGAATCAAGCCTTGCTTCAGAACAAActaaaggaggaggagagagtgtTAAAGGAAACCTGCGAACAGAAGGACCTGCAGATCTCTGAGATCCAGGAGCAGTTGCGGGATGTCATGTTCTACTTAGAGACGCAACAGAAAATCAATCACCTTCCAGCTGAGACCCGACAGGAGATTCAGGAAGGACAGATCAACATAGCAGTGGCATCTTCCGCCAGCTCCTCCACAGGGGGCACGGGCAAACCTTCTTCCAGGAGAGGCCGTGGCAAGAGGggcaaatga